TCTTGCCTTGCAATCCCTCGCCCTTTATCCTCAGTGGATTGAGAAATTATCCCACCTTGGCGGGGAGGATGTGGATTATAATCCCTGTGGTATCATCGCCCCTGTGTATGAAACCCCCGACAATACCTCCCATGATGGGGGATTGTGGTTAGACAAAAAAAATTTAGCCCACTATCAACCTGATTTAGGTGAAGATGTGGTAGGTGGTTGGTGGTATCCCGAAGAAGGACAAGTAGATCCTCGTCGTCTTGGCACGGTATTATTAAGTATCGCTCAATCCCTCGGTGTAGAAATTTTGGAGGGGGTAAGTGCGATCGCTTTTACCCGCAGTCAAGGTAAAATAAAAGATGTCATCACCCCATCAGGCACACTAACAGCGGATAACTATATTTTAGCGGGAGGCTCATGGTCAGGAAAACTGCAACCCCTCCCCGTGCGCCCCATAAAAGGGCAAATGCTCAGTTTAAAAATGCCCTCTGATAAACCCCTCGAAAGGGTAATTTTTGGCGAAAATACCTACCTAGTACCCAAAAAAGATGGACGCTTAATTGTGGGTGCCACCGTAGAAGACATCGGCTGGGTAAAAGGCACCACCGCCCAGGGAGTCAATACCCTACTTAATAACGCCATCAGACTTTATCCCCCCCTTGCCCAGTGGAAACTCGAAGAAATCTGGTACGGCTATCGCCCCGGCACCCCCGACGAAATGCCCATCCTCGGTTATGGAGATGCCGAAAATCTCATCCTTGCCACGGGGCATCATCGCAACGGCATTTTACTCGCCCCCATCACCGCCAAAATCATTAGTAACCTAGTAGAAGGTAAAACAGATTCCTTTTTACCATCTTTCAGCTACCTTCGCTTTAATTCCCCCGAAAATCCACCCTTACCCCCCCTTGTGAAAAACAGTAATAAAAATCAAATTATGAATTATCCTACTCCCCAACAAAATAACGGCTACCATGCCTATAGCCATGATGTCAGTGATGATGGTTTAGTCATTGCCGGGCGCAAATTTAAATCCCGTCTGATGACAGGCACGGGGAAATATCCTACCATGGAATCCATGCAACAAAGCGTTATGGCCAGTGGTTGCGAAATCGTCACCGTAGCGGTGCGCAGAGTGCAAAATAACGCCCCTGGCCATGAAGGATTAGCCGAAGCCCTCGACTGGTCAAAAATTTGGATGTTACCCAATACCGCAGGTTGTACCAATGCGGAAGAAGCGATTCGGGTTGCCCGTTTGGGTAGGGAAATGGCGAAATTATTGGGGCAAGAGGATAATAATTTTGTCAAATTAGAAGTTATCCCCGATAGTAAGTATTTACTACCAGATCCCATCGGTACTTTACAAGCCGCCGAACAGTTGGTAAAAGAAGGTTTTGCGGTGTTACCTTATGTAAACGCAGATCCCTTACTCTGTAAGCGTTTGGAGGAGGTGGGTTGTGCCACCGTAATGCCCCTTGGTTCTCCCATTGGTTCGGGTCAGGGTATCCAAAATGTTGCTAATATTAAGATTATCATTGAGCAATCTAAGGTGCCTGTGGTCATTGATGCGGGTATTGGTAGTCCTTCAGAGGCTGCCTACGGTATGGAATTAGGAGCCGATGCTTTATTAATAAACAGTGCGATCGCCCTTGCCGAAAATCCTGTTATAATGGCTCAATCCATGGGATTGGCAACCCAAGCAGGAAGACTCGCTTATAAGGCAGGAAGAATCCCCATCAAAAATTATGCCAGTGCTAGTTCACCTTTAACGGGAGTTGTAACCAAATAATTAACTGCCTAAAATGCTTGAATATTTTTAAACTCTGCTTTCTTAGCATTGGCGGCCTCCCCACAAGTGCGAGGGGTGGGGAATATTTTTTCAGGATTAGCCAATCCTTTGGGATTAAAAGCACTTCTGACATATTGCATGGTTTCTAAGTCGGCTTCGGTGAACATATCTGCCATGTAGCATTTTTTGTCGCTACCAATGCCATGCTCTCCTGATATACTACCCCCCACTCTTACACAAAGTTTGAGAATTTCTCCCCCCAATTCCTCCACTTTTTCAAAACTTCCTTCTTCGGCTTGGTTATATAAAATTAAAGGATGCAAGTTTCCATCTCCTGCATGGAAAACATTGGCGATGCGGTAGCCATATTGTTCTCCCAATGCACTTATTTCGCTCAATACCGAGGCTAACTGCGATCGAGGTACTACCCCATCCTGTACGAAGTAATTAGGGCTAATTTTGCCCATTGCGGCAAAAGCAGCTTTTCTGCCCTTCCACAATTTAAGACGGGTGGGAGCATCTTTAGCAGAGGTAATATTTCTGGCACCGCACCGTAAACAAATTTCCCCTACTTTTTCCTTGTAGTTTGTCACTTCCACCTCTAAGCCGTCTAATTCTACCAAAAGAATGGCTTGGGCATCTCGGGGATAACATTGGGTGGCGACAATATCTTCCACGGCGTTGATACTAAAATTGTCCATCATTTCCATTCCTGCGGGGATAATTCCCGAGCGGATAATTTCAGCAACGGCATTTCCTGCTTCTTCGATACTATTAAAATCTGCTAAAACCACACAAATGGAATCGGGGGTTTTAAGGATTTTGAGGGTAATTTCTGTGGCAATGCCGAGGGTACCTTCTGAGCCGACAAATAAGCCCGTAAGGTCATATCCGGGGGTTTCTGGTACTTTACCGCCTATTTTAACTATATCCCCTTCTGGGGTGACGATGGTTAAACCCAATACATGGTTAGTGGTGGTGCCATATTTGAGGCAGTGGACACCCCCTGAGTTTTCGGCTACATTGCCCCCAATAGAACAAATGATCTGACTGGAGGGATCAGGGGCATAATAAAACCCTGCACCGCTAACAGTTTGAGTTACCCAGTTATTGATAATGCCGGGTTGTACGACAATTCTTTGGTTTTCGTAATCTACTTCCAAGACTTCGCGCATTCTGGCGGTGACGATTAAAACGCAGTCTTCTACGGGTAATGCACCCCCTGATAATCCTGTACCTGCCCCCCTTGCAATCCATGGGATGTCGTTTTCATGGCAAATACGGGCGATCGCACTTACTTCTTCGGTAGTTTTCGGTAGGGTTACGAGGGCAGGGCGTTGACGGTATTGGGGCAAACCATCACACTCGTAGGTGAGTAATTCTTCTTTACGTTTGATGACCCCTTTTTTTCCTAAAACTGCTTCTAGCTGTTTAATAATCGGTTGCCACTTATCACGGATAACACTGAAAACCATTAATTACTGTTTATTTTTCAATGACTTATACGAGTATCATAACATTAATGGGGCTGAATATCTTTTTTGTTACGAATTTTAGTGATTTTAAGACTATCTTTAATTTAAAAATATAAACATTTAATATAAGGTAATAAAGTTTTATTAAGTTAAATAAATAATTATATTTATAATGACAAATAAAGATTGTTTTTAAGTTATTCTAAAATCAGAAAAATAAAGTATGTTTATGTAGTTGTATAAAGTGCTTAATTTCTTAAAAAATATCAATGCTCTTATACCTAGTTAATTATACTGAAACTAAATAAATTAGTTCATTAATACATTCGAGGATAAATACTATGATTCGTCCTTTTTTAACTACCATTGTGGTGCTAGGTGCGATCGCCCTGAGAGCATCAGCCCAAGACTACGGTTATGACCCCATTTACGGTACTGTCACACTATCAGGTGGATTTTCCCCAGATCCCCATACCGTCTCCTTACAAGCAGGAGGAAGCGTAGATGTAGGAAATACCCTAGGGGGTTCCTGTGTCGGCATCATTGCCGAAGCCCCCGACTACCGCATCAATTTCACTGCAGGTTCATATCCCCTAATTATTTCCGTTGATTCAGCCTACGATACAACCCTCGTAATCAATAATCCTAGTGGGGATTGGTATTGTGATGATGATAGCGGAGAATATAGAGGTCACAACCCTTCCATCCGTTTTGATAACCCTCAATCAGGGCAATATGATATTTGGGTAGGCACTTATAGTTCAGGAACAAATCCAGATGCCATATTACATATCTCAGAAGTAAGTAGTAAATAACCTTGAGGATAAAACTTTTGCTCTTGGTAAAGATAATAAAAACGGAGCAGAATAAGTCGGTATAAATACAGATATTTACCTGCACTTTATACCATTATTAAACAATGCTCACAAACAAAAATTATTAACCCATAAAAAGAGGATATTAGCTCAATCAAACCTTTCTAAGAAATAATCTCTTTTAGCCCCACAAATTAAAAATTATCCTCAGTCTTGAACGGCAAATAATTTACAAAAATAAATGATCGCCCTTATAAGCAACAAAGTATAATAGTAAGTAAGGAGGACTAGCTACCAAAAGCAAAAAGCTAGATCACAACTTATGGTCATGATGACAGACAAAACCGCCTCCAACCCTACAGCAAAATTTCCCATCTGGGAAGAATTTGAAGGCGGAAAATGGCAACAAAAAATTAACGTCCGAGACTTTATCCAACGCAATTATACCCCCTATGACGGTGACGAATCATTTTTAAGCGATGCAACCCCCACCACCCACAACCTGTGGACAGAGGTTAAATTGCTGATGAAACAAGAAAGGGAAAAAGGCGTATTAGACGCAGAAACCAAAATACCCTCTAGTATAACCGCCTACGGTGCAGGTTATATCAAAAAAGACTTAGAAAAAATTGTCGGCTTACAAACCGATAAACCCCTCAAACGTGCCATTATGCCCAATGGTGGTATTAGGGTAGTGGAAAAATCCCTCGAGGCTTATGGTTATACCATCGATCCCTTAGTCCATGATATATTCAACAAATATCGTAAAACCCACAACGATGGCGTATTCTCTGCCTACACCACCGAGATGAGAAAAGCCCGTAAATCGGGGATTATTACAGGTTTACCCGATGCCTACGGTAGGGGAAGAATCATCGGCGATTATCGTCGAGTAGCATTGTATGGGGTGGATTTCCTCATAGAAGATAAACAAAATCAATTACTCTCCCTCGAAATGGATTTGATGGATGAAGACACCATCCGCCTACGGGAAGAAATCACCGAACAAATCAAAGCCCTCCATGAATTAAAAGAGATGGCAGGTAGTTATGGCTTTGATATAAGTCGCCCTGCCGAAAACGCCACCGAAGCCCTACAATGGCTCTATTTTGGCTATCTGGGAGCAGTAAAAGAACAAAATGGCGCTGCCATGTCTTTGGGGCGTGTATCTACTTTCCTCGACATTTATATTAAAAGGGATTTAGACAAAGGGTTAATCAGTGAAAGCGAAGCCCAAGAATTAATCGATCAATTCGTGATCAAATTGCGCATGGTAAGATTTCTCCGTGCTCCTGAGTATAACCAATTATTCGCCGCAGATCCAGTGTGGGTAACGGAAGTCATTGGCGGTGTGGGTTTAGATGGGCGCCCCTTGGTGACGAAAACCAGTTTCCGCTTCCTCCATACCCTTTATAACCTAGGCCCTGCCCCTGAGCCGAATTTAACCATTTTATGGTCTGAAAAATTGCCCCTAGCCTTTAAACGTTATGTGGCTAAAGTTTCCATCGATACCAGTTCGATTCAATATGAAAACGATGACTTGATGCGCCACGAATATGGGGATGATTATGGCATTGCTTGTTGTGTGTCAGCGATGCGTATCGGTAAACAAATGCAGTTTTTCGGTGCGAGGGTAAACCTTGCCAAGGCTTTGTTATATGCCATCAACGGTGGTAAGGATGAAAATACAGCGATGCAAGTCGCCCCTGCCTATGCGCCTATAACTTCGGAATATCTTGATTATGAAGAGGTAACGGCAAAATTTGATCTCCTCATCGATTGGTTAGCCAAGTTATATGTTAATACTTTGAATGTCATCCATTATATGCACGATAAGTATTCTTACGAACGTATTGAGATGGCATTACATGATCGAGATGTTTATCGTACCATGGCTTGTGGTATTGCTGGTTTGTCGGTGGTGGGGGATGCCCTCTCGGCGATGAAATATAGCAGGGTGAAAGTTATCCGTAATGAGGCTGGTTTGGCAGTAGATTACGAGGTGGAGGGTGATTATCCCAAGTTTGGTAATAATGATGATCGGGTGGACGGCATCACTGCTAATATTATGACTACCTTTATGAATAAGGTACGCAAAAATAAAACCTATCGTAATGCTGTACCTACTCAGTCGGTGTTAACTATCACTTCTAATGTGGTGTATGGTAAAAAAACTGGTAGCACTCCCGATGGCAGAAAAGCAGGTGAACCTTTTGCACCGGGGGCAAACCCCATGCACGGCAGGGATACCAACGGTGCGATCGCATCTATGGCTTCTGTGGCAAAATTGCCCTACGAAGATGCCCAAGATGGTATTTCTTATACCTTCTCCATTGTACCCGAGGCACTGGGTAAAACCGCTGACACAAGGATTAATAACCTTGCAGGAATGTTAGATGGTTATTTCCACGATACAGGACACCATATTAATATTAACGTCCTCAATCGAGAAACGCTCCTTGATGCCATGGATCATCCTGAACAATATCCTCAGCTTACCATCAGAGTATCAGGTTATGCCGTCAACTTTATTAAACTTACCCGTGAGCAACAGTTAGACGTAATTAATCGTACTTTCCACGCTCAGTTATAAATCGGTAGGGTGGGCATCGCCCACCGTAGATTGTGAAACAGAAAATCCCCCACTTTCTTAGTTGAAAATGAGGGATTTTTTTTGTGTAAATTAACCTGAGTTTTGAATGATCAAAACTGACGTTAATCTGAGACATTAACGGATTCTCCTGCCTGTTAAGAGATTGTATATGATGCCAATTAGTGCTAAAACTAACAGCAAATGAATTAAACCTCCACCAACATTAATTGAGAAACCTAGTAACCAGAGAATAATTAATATTCCTGCGATACCCCAAATAAAATTGACCATATTATATTCCGATTGATTATACAAAAGATGATTAAAGTTTGAGAAAATAACTAATATAAATTAAAATTAGTCAATGATTTCTTTTGCTTTATCTTTTACATCCTCAACGTTTTTACGGGCTTCGGCCTCGGCTTGTTTGGCTTTTCCTTTTACTTGGGCTTCTTTATTATCAGCCATTTTTCCTGCGGCTTCCTGCACTTTTCCCTCAACATCTTTAGCTGCTGCTTTTACTTTATCTTCTAGTCCCATAATGGTTTTATTCCTAAATTTTGTTGTTCATTTTAATGACAAAACTATTTTGATATAAATAGCTTTGTGTATAGACTCATTATAACTTTTTCATATTAATTGATTGTCGAAATGACCGAACTTTACAAAGATTTTTGCTATGTAAAAAATATTTTTTTGAATGTTTAAATGTTACTTTTTTATTTTAATATATCCAAACATAGACTAAATAGATTTATACGCTTACTTTATTGATGTATTTGTTAATTTTAAAAATATATTGCAGAATATTAAGTTATATTTTGTTCTGTAAAAACATGATAGTTGATAATAATGAGAATAAATTATTTACTATTTTTCCTAAATAAATTAGGGGAGAATGGGGAATAGTTTTTGACCGTTCAAGGGTTTTGTATTTCTAGTTTGAATCACCCCTGTAGGGGTTTTGGGTGACTTTTATGGTAACGGTTTATGCGAACCTGATATAAAATCGTAATACAAACCTGTTATTGTCCGAAACGTAGATGAATATTGACTTAGAGAAAACCATTGCAAATTTAGACATTAAAGCTGATTGGATAGGATTGAGGTATATTACGGAAAAAAGTCAGACTCATAATTTTCGAGACAGTAAACCTCAATACCATGGCAAAAAGATAAATAGGGGCATTATGGTAGAGGTGTTGGTGGATGGACAGATGGGTTATTGTGCTACTAATCGCCTTGATTTTGATAGTGTTCAAAGGGCGGCAGAAAATGCTCGACAACAGGCAATGATGGCGAAACCGTGGGGGATTTTTTCCTTTGATAGTGGTATTCGCCCTCCGAGTCGGGGGGTTTATCAGTCGGCGATGAAAAAACCTCTTGAGGTGTTGACGGCAAAGGATATAAATGATTTGTTAATTCAAGTGTGTGATAACTTGAGGGTGTCTGACAAGGTGGTGAAAACCACTGCTTTGGCGGTGGTGAATGAAATGGACTATTATTTTGTCAGTAGTAATGGTGCTAATATTGAGCAACATTTTTCCATGGTCTTTTCTGATTATAGTGCGATCGCCCAGAATGGTAATATTATCCAGAAACGTAGTGATCATGGGATGTTGGCACGGTGTTATCAGGGTGGTGCGGAGATGATCAACCCCTCTTTTATTTTACAACGGGCGCAAGAAATTGGGGAAGGTGCGATCGCCCTTACGGAGGCAGAAGAATGTCCAAACACCAGAACAAACCTAGTATTAGCCCCAGATCAGATGATGTTACAAATCCATGAAAGTGTGGGACACCCCCTCGAATTGGATCGTATTTTGGGGGATGAAAGAAACTATGCAGGTAGTAGCTTTGTAAAATTAGCTGACTTTGGCAACCTTGCCTATGGTTCAGACAAAATGAATATAACTTTTGACCCTACCTTTGAGGGGGAATTGGCCAGTTATGGTTTTGATGATACAGGTATCAAAGCGACAAAAGAATATTTAATCAAAGAAGGAATGTTATTAAGGGGGTTGGGAAGCCTTGAAAGCCAAGCTAGGGCAAAGGTTGAAGGAGTTGCCAATGCCCGTGCAAGTTCTTGGAATCGTCCTCCCATTGATCGCATGGCGAATTTAAACTTAGAATCAGGGGAGGGTAGTTTTAACCACATCATTAGCAACATAGAACATGGCGTTTATATGGAGTCTAACCTATCTTGGTCCATTGATGATTATCGAAACAAATTCCAGTTTGGCTGTGAATATGCCCGTCTGATTGAAAATGGTCAACTTACCAAAGTTTTGCGTAATCCCAACTATAGGGGAGTAACTCAACACTTTTGGCATAATCTGGTGGCAGTGGGGGATGAGTCTACCAAAGGGGTTTTTGGCACTCCTATCTGCGGAAAAGGGGAACCAAATCAGATGATTCGGGTGGGCCATGCTTCCCCTGTGTGTGTTTTTGCAGATATAGAAGTTTTTGGGGGTAATGGAGGATAGTGTTTATCTTTGGGTAACGATCATTTTGTCGCCGATGACGGCATTTCTAGCGACCAAATTTTCCTGACTATCTTGGAAGTTAATTTTATTAAAATAGAGTAGTTTGGCTCGTTGATAAACATCATTAACAAAGTTATCCTGTTCGCTACTACTCATTTGATACCAATATTGAGTGAGGGTAACGAGGAGATAATTATCACTAAAATTGGCTCTCAAATTAATAATCAGATTTTTGCCATATTTATCGGTAATTTGATCGATTTGTTCTTGAATATTGTTTAATAATGTTTGTTCCATGGTAAGGGCGCTAACGGTTTTTTCCTCGATAATTATTTCTACTTCCTTATCTGGAATAGTTGGTGCTTCTTTTTCTGAGGAAACATCTTCATCTATGGAGGGAGGGGAGATTTGGGTTGATTCTTTTGGTTTGGGGGGTTGATTGTCTTCTGGTATTATTTCTGTTTCCCCTTGGTTATCGGTTTCTGTATCTAAGTTGTCTGGGGTTATATTTTCTACGGATGGCACTTCGGGGGGGGTTTTATCTTCTTCTTCGGGGGTTTCAACTGCAACAATGGCGGTATTATCTTGATTGTTATCGGTGATTTCTGGGGTGGGGTTAATAATTGCCCAGCATATACCTACGATAATGATAAGTGACCCGAGGGCGATCGCCCCTAGACGAAAATCGAAGGAAAATCTTTTTTTGGTTGAGGGTTTGGGAATACTATTATCGGGGGTGTCAGCAGGTAAAGACTCGGACTCTGTTTTTACTTGGAAACGGGGAGCAAGTTTGATATTATCAATTAAATCATTACTTGACTCGAGAAAGATATTAGTAATTTCTGGGGAAGGAAATTCCTCAATTTCTGATTTGTCTATTTTGTCTAGGGTTAATTGTAATTTTTTGATAGTCTTTTTTAAATTAATAATTGTTTCTTTTCTATCAATTTCTGATTGTTTTTTATCTATTTCTTGATTGTCCATAAAAATAATAAATGTATATCTTGTTTTACTAAAAACGTTTCTTATATTAGATAATAGTTTGATTTTAATACCATTATAGTTAAACCATGAAAAAGGTTATTCAATTTCTTTTTATTAATTTATCACTAATTTTTCTTACTGTGGGTTGTGCCACTACTTCTGCACCCCTAGAATTTGCTCCTCCTCCTTCGGTAGTTGAAAAGGCGATCGCTTTTACCCTCCAATCTAATTATGATAATTTGAGCAATCAATTGCAGACAAAATCACCTACATTTGAGATTAGTAAAATAGACATAAAAAAATAAAACCCATAGTAATCTATAACTTTCCTGTCTATCATTTAGAAGGAATTTATCAAATTAAACTAAAACTAAATAGAAATAGAACCAAAACTATTAAAAATAAATTTCAAGTTGATGTACAAAGAAATACAAAAGGCGAAACATGGAAGGTATTACGTACGTATAAAGAAGGAGGAAAAGAAAAATATTTCGCCCATCAAATATTATAAAATGTAAGCAATTTTACATCACTGATAAAATTACCAGCCTAAGATGAAATTAATGATAATAATTCTTTACCATTAACGAAAAATAACATCCACCTTACCGAGAAAAATCATGGAAATATTATCCCTCGATAACTTACAAAATTATGGAGTAAACCCAGCAGAAGTACAAAAAGCCCTCAAAATTGAATGTTTTGGTAAAAGTTTTCTACGAAAATCGGATGTTCCCAAAAAATTTAAAGAAAAAGCTCTCTTTCTCGCTTCAGAATTACTAACCAAAGGAGAACAAAGTTTCGTTACCGAAACCAATTTTTCTTATACTGTGTGGGCAGAAGAAAAGATAGCCCCCCCAGCGAAAAAAGTCATTGCCCAACCCTCCAACATTCCTCCCCAAACTTCCCTTAGAAAGACAGTTGTTAGACAAGCAGAAACTCCTGTCATCGAGAGTGTCCAAGAAAAAGAAAATAATGTCCAGTGGAATATTAGTATTCGTGATAATAATCCTTCTGTCGTAAGCCAAGATTCCCCTGCCCCAGAAAAATATCAAACCTATAGAGGGGTAGCTTTTACTGTGGAAACCAAAGAAGAAGAAAAGCAAAATGTCAGAAGCAAAAAGAAACCGAGAACATATCGAGGAGTGGCTTATTAAAGGATACTTCTGCCCACCAAAATCTTGCGCACTTCCAACATAGCGGAATAGGTGGGAATAATATATAAGGTTTGATGTTCGGGGGTAATTTTTAAGGCTTCGTCAATGGCCTCTGAGAGGTTTTCTTTGACAATTAAATTCAGGTTATTCTCAAGACTATCTAAGCTATATTTTAGTCTGAGTGCCATGTCATAAACCCTATCACCACTGACGACAATATTACCCCCCAACTCTACCAGTTTCTCTGTGTCCACATCCCAAATCCATGATACATCTGTACCATCTGGAGTGCGATCGTTTAAAATCATCATAGTGGTACAGTGGGGATTAATTTTTTTGAGGTCATTAACTGCCCTAATGGTTTCATTCATACCCACAGGATTTTTTGATAGGAGAATGCGGATATTTTTGTTATTAATAGTTAATTCTTCTGCCCTACCAAAAGCGGCTTTAAAATTAGTAATAGTTTTATTTATGACCTCTTTTTCTACCCCCACAGATTGAGCTAATAATCCTGCGGCGAGGGTATTATATTTATTATAAACTCCGATTAATATTTGTTCCCATTCTTGGCTATTCACATCCAATTTACTCTTAGTAAAATCACATTTTGGGCAGTCATAATCTCCAAGGTGAGATAGATAAACTCCTTGATAGTCCAAAGGATGACCACACTTTGGGCAGTAAATAGAATCCACCGCATGGGGTATTTCTTCTAAATATAAATCTGTTTCATTTAAGCCAAAAAACAGAACTTTTTTATCGATATTTTGACCTAAATAACAGAGGGTAGGATCATCTCCATTTAACACAATTGTGGTTGCTTGGGATAAAGGTGCGATCGCCCCTTGCCAACGATGACTAATGGTATCAACTTCCCCATAACGATCCAATTGATCTCGGAACAAATTGAGAGCT
The sequence above is a segment of the Cyanobacterium stanieri PCC 7202 genome. Coding sequences within it:
- a CDS encoding CsbD family protein (PFAM: CsbD-like~InterPro IPR008462~KEGG: mar:MAE_29190 CsbD-like protein~PFAM: CsbD family protein~SPTR: CsbD-like superfamily): MGLEDKVKAAAKDVEGKVQEAAGKMADNKEAQVKGKAKQAEAEARKNVEDVKDKAKEIID
- a CDS encoding peptidase U62 modulator of DNA gyrase (PFAM: Putative modulator of DNA gyrase~COGs: COG0312 Zn-dependent protease and their inactivated homologs~InterPro IPR002510~KEGG: amr:AM1_5160 modulator of DNA gyrase, putative~PFAM: peptidase U62 modulator of DNA gyrase~SPTR: Modulator of DNA gyrase, putative), yielding MNIDLEKTIANLDIKADWIGLRYITEKSQTHNFRDSKPQYHGKKINRGIMVEVLVDGQMGYCATNRLDFDSVQRAAENARQQAMMAKPWGIFSFDSGIRPPSRGVYQSAMKKPLEVLTAKDINDLLIQVCDNLRVSDKVVKTTALAVVNEMDYYFVSSNGANIEQHFSMVFSDYSAIAQNGNIIQKRSDHGMLARCYQGGAEMINPSFILQRAQEIGEGAIALTEAEECPNTRTNLVLAPDQMMLQIHESVGHPLELDRILGDERNYAGSSFVKLADFGNLAYGSDKMNITFDPTFEGELASYGFDDTGIKATKEYLIKEGMLLRGLGSLESQARAKVEGVANARASSWNRPPIDRMANLNLESGEGSFNHIISNIEHGVYMESNLSWSIDDYRNKFQFGCEYARLIENGQLTKVLRNPNYRGVTQHFWHNLVAVGDESTKGVFGTPICGKGEPNQMIRVGHASPVCVFADIEVFGGNGG
- a CDS encoding hypothetical protein (KEGG: cyt:cce_0820 hypothetical protein~SPTR: Putative uncharacterized protein) → MDNQEIDKKQSEIDRKETIINLKKTIKKLQLTLDKIDKSEIEEFPSPEITNIFLESSNDLIDNIKLAPRFQVKTESESLPADTPDNSIPKPSTKKRFSFDFRLGAIALGSLIIIVGICWAIINPTPEITDNNQDNTAIVAVETPEEEDKTPPEVPSVENITPDNLDTETDNQGETEIIPEDNQPPKPKESTQISPPSIDEDVSSEKEAPTIPDKEVEIIIEEKTVSALTMEQTLLNNIQEQIDQITDKYGKNLIINLRANFSDNYLLVTLTQYWYQMSSSEQDNFVNDVYQRAKLLYFNKINFQDSQENLVARNAVIGDKMIVTQR
- a CDS encoding hypothetical protein (KEGG: cyp:PCC8801_0922 hypothetical protein~SPTR: Putative uncharacterized protein) — translated: MKKVIQFLFINLSLIFLTVGCATTSAPLEFAPPPSVVEKAIAFTLQSNYDNLSNQLQTKSPTFEISKIDIKK
- a CDS encoding hypothetical protein (KEGG: nve:NEMVE_v1g248425 hypothetical protein~SPTR: Predicted protein), whose translation is MEILSLDNLQNYGVNPAEVQKALKIECFGKSFLRKSDVPKKFKEKALFLASELLTKGEQSFVTETNFSYTVWAEEKIAPPAKKVIAQPSNIPPQTSLRKTVVRQAETPVIESVQEKENNVQWNISIRDNNPSVVSQDSPAPEKYQTYRGVAFTVETKEEEKQNVRSKKKPRTYRGVAY
- a CDS encoding protein of unknown function DUF1727 (PFAM: Domain of unknown function (DUF1727); Mur ligase middle domain~COGs: COG0769 UDP-N-acetylmuramyl tripeptide synthase~InterPro IPR013221:IPR013564~KEGG: cyt:cce_0407 hypothetical protein~PFAM: domain of unknown function DUF1727; Mur ligase middle domain protein~SPTR: Putative uncharacterized protein), which encodes MIKFPLALAVATAKIVTGTVRMLGLGAASVLPGAIARRFHPRLLAVLSKQIKEGVILVVGTNGKTTTSLLLKEILQNAGYGVIHNSTGANLINGLVTCLIENSNLWGKIEADYAILEVDENVLPLVLKECNPSHILALNLFRDQLDRYGEVDTISHRWQGAIAPLSQATTIVLNGDDPTLCYLGQNIDKKVLFFGLNETDLYLEEIPHAVDSIYCPKCGHPLDYQGVYLSHLGDYDCPKCDFTKSKLDVNSQEWEQILIGVYNKYNTLAAGLLAQSVGVEKEVINKTITNFKAAFGRAEELTINNKNIRILLSKNPVGMNETIRAVNDLKKINPHCTTMMILNDRTPDGTDVSWIWDVDTEKLVELGGNIVVSGDRVYDMALRLKYSLDSLENNLNLIVKENLSEAIDEALKITPEHQTLYIIPTYSAMLEVRKILVGRSIL